The proteins below are encoded in one region of Lactuca sativa cultivar Salinas chromosome 3, Lsat_Salinas_v11, whole genome shotgun sequence:
- the LOC111917310 gene encoding pectin acetylesterase 8, with the protein MKVRSNKWLPHSLVCIFILLKIENTSGEGITLIEGAVAKGAVCLDGSPPAYQFDAGFGEGLQNWLVHIQGGGWCYSVKDCYSRTYNLYGSSKNMKSSDYNFTGIMSNKQELNPNFYNWNRVVMRYCDGSSFTGDVETVDPATNLHFRGARVFNAIVEELLSKGMKFASNVLLSGSSAGGLASILHCDKFRDLFHKRTRVKCFSDAGYFAHVKDLSGEYKFEGYYDMIVTLHGSSKNLNPECTSKMKPSLCFYPQFVIPYVKTPVFILQTTYDTFQVQNILATPQADPNGLFTKCKEDINVCSSAQIQRLQDFRWEFLEAFLVVGNGSSRGWFVNNCFTHGQCEYQSKWSGNPAWELNHKAIAQAVGDWFYDRGTIQMIDTQNVLPHYCIK; encoded by the exons ATGAAAGTAAGATCAAACAAATGGCTCCCACACTCACTAGTATGTATATTCATCCTTCTAAAAATTGAAAACACAAGTGGAGAGGGTATAACCCTCATTGAGGGAGCTGTGGCCAAAGGAGCAG TTTGCTTAGATGGAAGCCCACCAGCATATCAGTTTGATGCAGGTTTTGGTGAAGGTCTTCAAAATTGGCTGGTTCATATACAg GGTGGAGGATGGTGCTATTCAGTAAAAGATTGTTATAGTAGGACATATAATCTATATGGATCATCGAAGAACATGAAGAGTTCTGACTACAACTTCACGGGTATTATGAGCAATAAGCAAGAATTAAATCCGA ATTTCTACAATTGGAACAGGGTCGTCATGAGATATTGTGATGGATCGTCATTTACAGGAGATGTGGAAACCGTTGATCCT GCTACAAATCTTCATTTCAGGGGTGCAAGGGTCTTTAATGCCATTGTTGAGGAGTTGCTTAGCAAAGGGATGAAGTTTGCATCAAAT GTTCTTTTGTCGGGATCTTCCGCTGGTGGATTGGCTTCCATACTACACTGTGACAAGTTCCGAGATCTCTTTCACAAAAGAACTCGAGTAAAATGCTTTTCTGATGCTGGTTATTTTGCTCATGT AAAAGACCTATCTGGAGAATATAAGTTTGAGGGATACTACGATATGATAGTTACATtacat GGATCATCTAAAAATTTGAATCCCGAATGTACTTCAAAAATGAAGCCAAGTCTA TGTTTCTACCCACAATTTGTCATCCCATATGTCAAAACACCTGTTTTTATATTACAAACTACATACGATACATTCCAG GTACAAAACATCTTGGCTACGCCACAAGCAGATCCTAATGGACTCTTTACCAAATGCAAGGAAGATATAAACGTGTGTTCATCTGCACAGATCCAAAGGCTACAAG ATTTCAGATGGGAGTTTTTAGAAGCATTTTTGGTGGTTGGAAATGGTTCATCAAGAGGATGGTTTGTTAACAATTGTTTTACTCATGGCCAATGTGAATACCAATCAAAATGGTCAGGAAATCCTGCTTGGGAATTGAACCATAAG GCTATTGCACAGGCAGTTGGTGATTGGTTTTACGACAGAGGCACTATCCAAATGATCGATACCCAAAATGTGTTGCCACACTATTGCATCAAGTAA
- the LOC111917173 gene encoding pectin acetylesterase 8, with protein sequence MVKVTSNQWLLQILVCLFIFLKTESTSEEGILSGINIIEGAVAKGAVCLDGSPPAYQFDAGFGEGLQNWLIHIQGGGWCNSIEDCRTRMYNRFGSSKMMKSSDYNFTGILSNKQELNPNFYNWNRVAMRYCDGSSFTGDVEEVDPATNLHFRGARIFNVIIEELLSKGMKFASNALLSGSSAGGLASILHCDKFREIFPESTRVKCFSDAGYFAHVKDLSGGYKFEEYFDQVVTLHGSLKNLYPECTSKLKPSLCFYPQFSMPYVKTPIFILQTIYDTFQVQNILATPQADPMGLFTKCKEDINLCSSPQIQRLRDFRLDFLKAFLVVRDGSSRGWFVNSCFTHGQAESQTKWLGYRSWKLRHKAIAQSVGDWFYDRSIVRISDRQNLLPHYCIN encoded by the exons ATGGTGAAAGTAACATCAAACCAATGGCTACTACAAATACTTGTATGTCTATTTATCTTTCTAAAAACAGAAAGTACAAGTGAAGAGGGTATACTTAGTGGTATAAACATCATCGAAGGAGCTGTGGCCAAAGGAGCAG TTTGTTTGGATGGAAGCCCACCTGCATACCAGTTTGATGCAGGTTTTGGTGAAGGCCTTCAAAATTGGCTGATTCATATACAG GGTGGGGGATGGTGCAATTCAATAGAAGATTGTCGTACACGAATGTATAATCGATTTGGGTCTTCAAAGATGATGAAGAGTTCTGATTACAACTTCACAGGGATTTTGAGCAATAAGCAAGAATTAAATCCGA ATTTCTACAATTGGAATAGAGTCGCTATGAGGTACTGTGATGGGTCATCATTTACTGGAGATGTGGAAGAAGTTGATCCT GCTACAAATCTTCACTTTAGGGGTGCAAGGATCTTCAATGTCATTATTGAGGAGTTGCTTAGCAAAGGAATGAAGTTTGCATCAAAT GCTCTTTTGTCAGGGTCTTCAGCAGGTGGATTGGCTTCCATTCTTCACTGTGACAAGTTTCGAGAAATCTTTCCAGAAAGTACTCGAGTAAAATGCTTTTCAGATGCTGGTTATTTTGCTCATGT AAAAGACCTCTCTGGAGGATATAAGTTTGAGGAGTACTTTGATCAAGTGGTTACATTACAT GGATCATTAAAGAATTTGTATCCCGAATGTACTTCGAAACTGAAGCCAAGTCTA TGCTTCTACCCACAATTTTCCATGCCATATGTCAAAACACCTATTTTTATATTACAAACTATATATGATACATTCCAG GTACAAAACATCTTGGCGACACCACAAGCCGATCCTATGGGACTCTTTACCAAATGCAAGGAAGATATAAATTTGTGTTCATCTCCGCAAATCCAAAGGCTACGAG ATTTTAGATTGGATTTTTTAAAAGCATTTTTGGTGGTTCGAGATGGTTCTTCAAGAGGATGGTTTGTTAATAGTTGCTTTACTCACGGCCAAGCTGAATCCCAAACAAAATGGTTAGGATATCGTTCATGGAAATTGAGGCATAAG GCTATTGCACAGTCGGTTGGTGATTGGTTTTACGATAGAAGCATAGTCCGAATAAGCGATCGCCAAAATCTCTTGCCACACTATTGCATCAACTAA